The following proteins are co-located in the Hypomesus transpacificus isolate Combined female chromosome 23, fHypTra1, whole genome shotgun sequence genome:
- the cep97 gene encoding centrosomal protein of 97 kDa: MGISDLSMDTVTGPVVDLSAQALQKLEATFCCSEDTHTLILDRNHIMKLDYLERSPSIQQLSVASNRLVRMMGVSRLTDLRVLNLPNNSIGYIEGLRDLPHLEWLNLAGNNIKVVEQLDSCVALQHLDLSDNNISNIGGLTKLMALKTLLLHGNSITTLRTVPGHLPARLAILSLAENEIRDLNEVSYLTALHDLEQLSIMSNPCVMATPSLPGFDYRPYVMSWCLSLKILDGFVVSQKEGLKAEWLYSQGKGRTYRPGQHVQLVQYLATVCPLTSSPALETAEDAKLEKILSKQKLHQKQLQQQTQGGFPYPARPTQLDVETHSPLSAGPPGGAREADAPSAPPPAPPDRQTEPSVQVNTWLGGDCSNMAAPVVRSPRAVEERLYLEDVQTDEYKLNGSLLTSESTFLPFSTELDPNAVRSDSEDETETFEPDSLAPEHPPRPRRTPTKKIQQTEVELGQEREKERENERERKEERGLEVAIDSHLHNTSNSTIGQPIAADSQLQSPLNQATSSDCLAVEVRTGPKQEEVSTRPSDRLTQCVEDRAALRIQAWWRGLYTRHCLPLVKEVRHEIRLHRMQEHIVFLSGELERVQKQYEEERLQRLIQEEAVKFLWKQFQSMQQWQRSVEAQLTSVTHAVPSAPAPGSSSAPALQLLLPVASSTAGPACPATDLSFPDSGFQSTSENRAALEDSLLSSGTGDSLETVRALAVGGLKPGRGAVGEDSPDCSLLEQYLSSVQQREQEAEDGAASDRTETPQPPSSPLSLTGTPQAQSLPQSGLEREDKDCHQEGTSPV, from the exons AGGAGTCCGAGCATCCAGCAG CTATCAGTCGCCAGTAACCGCTTGGTGCGGATGATGGGCGTGTCCAGACTGACGGATCTGAGGGTTCTCAACCTGCCCAACAACAGCATCGGCTACATCGAGGGCCTCCGGGACCTGCCCCACCTGGAGTGGCTCAACCTGGCCGGCAACAACATCAAG GTCGTTGAGCAGCTCGACAGCTGTGTAGCTCTTCAGCACCTGGACCTGTCAGACAATAACATCTCAAACATCGGTGGTCTGACCAAGCTGATGGCCCTAAAG ACACTCCTGCTTCACGGGAACAGCATCACAACATTACGCACAGTCCCCGGCCATTTGCCCGCCCGCCTCGCCATCCTATCGCTGGCTGAGAACGAGATAAGGGACCTCAACGAG GTCTCCTACCTGACCGCTCTCCACGACCTAGAGCAGCTGTCCATCATGAGCAACCCTTGCGTCATGGCAACGCCTTCGTTGCCAGGATTCGACTACCGGCCGTATGTCATGAGCTGGTGCCTCAGCCTGAAGATTCTGGACGGTTTCGTGGTGTCACAGAAAGAAGG TTTAAAGGCAGAATGGCTGTACAGCCAGGGTAAAGGACGCACGTATCGCCCAGGGCAACATGTACAGCTGGTGCAGTATCTGGCCACCGTTTGCCCTTTGACCTCCTCGCCAGCCCTGGAGACAGCGGAAGACGCCAAACTGGAGAAGATCCTCAGCAAGCAGAA GCTTCATCagaagcagctgcagcagcagaccCAAGGAGGCTTCCCCTACCCTGCACGCCCCACCCAGCTAGATGTGGAGACACACAGCCCCCTCTCAGCAGGCCCACCAGGGGGAGCAAGAGAGGCAGATGCACCCAGTGCGCCTCCACCTGcacctccagacagacagacag aGCCGTCCGTACAGGTGAACACCTGGCTGGGTGGCGACTGCTCCAACATGGCTGCCCCAGTGGTCCGCAGCCCCCGGGCTGTCGAGGAGCGTCTGTACCTGGAGGACGTGCAGACGGACGAGTACAAGCTTAACGGCAGCCTGCTCACCTCTGAGTCCACCTTCCTGCCCTTCAGCACAGAGCTTGACCCCAACGCCGTCCGCTCTGACAGCGAGGACGAGACCGAGACGTTTGAGCCCGACTCCCTCGCGCCAGAACACCCACCTCGACCGAGAAGGACCCCTACTAAAAAGATCCAGCAGACGGAGGTGGAACTTGGAcaggagcgagagaaggagagggaaaatgagagggagaggaaagaagaaagaGGGCTTGAAGTGGCTATTGACAGTCACCTGCACAATACATCCAATTCAACCATCGGTCAACCCATAGCAGCAGACAGCCAATTACAATCGCCTCTGAATCAAGCAACAAGCTCAGACTGCCTCGCAGTGGAAGTGAGGACGGGGCCTAAACAGGAAGAAGTGTCGACGCGTCCCTCTGATAGGTTGAcccagtgtgtggaggacagggcGGCATTGAGGATTCAGGCATGGTGGAGGGGGCTGTACACTCGTCACTGCCTCCCGCTGGTCAAAGAGGTGCGCCACGAGATCCGTCTCCACAGGATGCAAGAACACATCGTCTTCCTGTCAGGAGAGCTTGAGAG GGTGCAGAAGCAGTACGAAgaagagagactacagagactgaTCCAAGAGGAAGCGGTCAAGTTCTTGTGGAAACAG ttccAGTCCATGCAGCAGTGGCAGCGCTCGGTCGAGGCGCAGCTAACCAGCGTGACACATGCTGTGCCGTCAGCCCCGGCACCTGGTTCCTCCTCCGCCCctgccctccagctcctcctgcctGTGGCCTCCAGTACTGCAGGACCAGCCTGCCCGGCCACAGACCTCTCCTTCCCAGATTCCGGCTTCCAGTCCACAAGCGAAAACCGGGCGGCACTAGAAGACAGCCTCCTCAGCAGTGGAACAGGGGATTCCTTGGAGACGGTGCGAGCGCTGGCAGTGGGCGGGTTGAAACCCGGGCGTGGCGCGGTAGGGGAGGACAGCCCAGACTGCAGTCTGCTGGAGCAGTACCTCTCCTCGGTCCagcagagagaacaggaagcagaggaCGGGGCTGCCAGCGACAGAACAGAGaccccacagcccccctcctcacccctctccttgaCTGGAACGCCTCAAGCACAGTCACTCCCTCAGAGTGGATTGGAGAGGGAAGATAAAGACTGTCATCAGGAAGGCACAAGCCCTGTATGA